Proteins from a genomic interval of Gemmatimonas sp.:
- a CDS encoding SDR family oxidoreductase, whose amino-acid sequence MRLDGKVIIITGAASGIGRATAELFAREGALVVAGDVHAARLDDLAAVVEAAGRGIHTMVGDIGERTDAEALVQGALDRHGRVDVLVNNAGIMDYMAGVGELTDDVWHRVMRVNVDGPMYTSRMAVRAMLGQGHGAILNVASIASLSGGAAGAAYTTSKHALLGLTRSTAWMYAQRGIRCNAICPGATKTNIAESMPADRLDPVGAARAGQFATLIPAWLESSDIAELALFLASDAARFINGAVVTADGGWMAV is encoded by the coding sequence ATGCGTTTGGACGGCAAGGTCATCATCATCACCGGCGCAGCCTCAGGTATTGGCCGTGCCACGGCAGAACTGTTTGCGCGTGAAGGCGCGCTCGTGGTGGCAGGCGATGTGCACGCCGCTCGCCTCGATGATTTGGCGGCCGTGGTCGAGGCCGCCGGTCGAGGTATACACACCATGGTCGGCGACATTGGGGAGCGCACCGACGCGGAGGCACTCGTGCAGGGCGCACTCGACCGTCACGGCCGCGTCGATGTGCTGGTCAACAATGCCGGCATCATGGACTACATGGCCGGCGTGGGCGAACTCACCGACGACGTGTGGCACCGCGTCATGCGGGTGAACGTGGATGGCCCCATGTACACCAGCCGGATGGCCGTGCGGGCCATGCTGGGCCAGGGACACGGCGCCATCCTCAACGTGGCCAGCATCGCCTCGCTGAGCGGCGGCGCGGCCGGGGCCGCCTATACCACGTCCAAGCACGCCCTGCTTGGCCTCACGCGCAGCACGGCGTGGATGTACGCGCAGCGCGGCATCCGGTGCAATGCGATCTGCCCGGGAGCCACGAAAACGAATATCGCCGAAAGCATGCCCGCCGACCGCCTCGACCCGGTGGGCGCCGCGCGTGCCGGACAGTTCGCCACGCTCATCCCGGCCTGGCTCGAGTCGAGCGACATTGCCGAACTGGCGCTGTTCCTCGCGAGCGATGCGGCGCGCTTCATCAACGGCGCCGTGGTGACGGCCGATGGTGGATGGATGGCCGTGTGA
- a CDS encoding DUF3341 domain-containing protein: MQGVLGVFHHLDTTVTAIEELKKKKLGDVTVYSPTIRHELDEAIAGPNSVVRRFTLIGGLLGVSFGYWVAIWSSNYWPLVTGGKAIASWIPYTIIGFEVMVLVGALSTVAGMFINSRVPRLTTTVGYDDRFSSGHFGVFIACDAAKATQAEELLRHAGAEEVRREA; the protein is encoded by the coding sequence ATGCAGGGCGTGCTTGGGGTTTTCCATCACCTCGATACGACCGTCACGGCGATCGAGGAACTCAAGAAGAAGAAGCTGGGCGATGTCACCGTGTACTCGCCCACGATCCGCCATGAACTCGATGAGGCGATCGCCGGCCCGAACAGCGTCGTCCGTCGGTTTACCCTCATCGGTGGTCTGCTGGGCGTCAGCTTCGGCTACTGGGTCGCGATCTGGTCCAGCAACTACTGGCCGCTCGTCACCGGCGGCAAGGCCATTGCGTCGTGGATCCCGTACACCATCATCGGCTTCGAAGTCATGGTGCTCGTGGGCGCCCTGTCCACCGTCGCCGGCATGTTCATCAACTCGCGTGTCCCTCGCCTGACCACCACGGTCGGCTACGATGACCGCTTCTCCTCCGGACACTTCGGCGTCTTTATCGCGTGTGACGCGGCGAAGGCGACGCAGGCCGAAGAGCTCCTGCGTCATGCCGGGGCCGAGGAGGTGCGCCGTGAAGCCTGA
- the nrfD gene encoding NrfD/PsrC family molybdoenzyme membrane anchor subunit has translation MASVAHPVREGIRGPNIASADVQLPAVRDYEQVDRDIIATLGFTKKWFIGLALAILAMLCGASAWIYQIYWGLGQAGYEPPVMWGNYIITFVFWVGIGHAGTLISAILYLFRAGFRTSIYRAAEAMTVFAVMTAGLFPIIHIGRPWKFFWLIPYPNWRLLFPNFKSPLVWDVFAISTYLTISTTFLFIGLIPDFAVLRDKETNPTRKRIYSILSLGWRNSDREWRHFAKAYLFLAAFSTPLVLSVHSVVSFDFAMALTPGWHASIFPPYFVAGAIFSGFAMVWTIAIPMRKWFKLEHYITLNHLDATAKVVLFTSMVVGCAYLIEFFIAWYSSVRPEQEFFWNRVFGQWWWAAWIMLLCNMALPMSLWSQKLRRNPAWLFILSLFINLGMWFERFVIVVPSLSHEFEPWQWGSYTPSWVDMAFLVGSFGWFFMWFLLFVKQMPVMAIMELKEIVTPRFKKAHGHGGHH, from the coding sequence ATGGCATCCGTCGCACATCCGGTGCGAGAGGGCATTCGTGGGCCGAACATTGCTTCGGCCGACGTCCAGCTCCCCGCAGTCCGTGATTACGAACAGGTCGATCGCGATATCATCGCGACACTTGGGTTCACCAAGAAGTGGTTCATCGGCCTGGCCCTCGCCATCCTGGCCATGCTCTGCGGCGCCTCCGCGTGGATCTACCAGATCTACTGGGGGCTCGGGCAGGCCGGTTACGAACCGCCGGTGATGTGGGGCAACTACATCATCACATTCGTTTTCTGGGTCGGTATCGGTCACGCCGGGACGCTCATCTCGGCCATTCTGTACCTCTTCCGCGCCGGCTTCCGCACGTCGATCTATCGCGCCGCCGAAGCGATGACGGTGTTCGCGGTTATGACCGCCGGGCTCTTCCCGATCATTCACATCGGGCGTCCGTGGAAGTTCTTCTGGCTGATTCCGTATCCGAACTGGCGCCTGCTGTTCCCGAACTTCAAGTCGCCGCTGGTGTGGGACGTCTTCGCCATCTCGACGTACCTCACCATCTCGACCACGTTCCTCTTCATCGGCTTGATCCCCGACTTCGCGGTGCTCCGCGACAAGGAGACCAACCCGACGCGCAAGCGGATCTACAGCATCCTCTCGCTCGGCTGGCGGAACAGCGACCGTGAGTGGCGCCACTTCGCGAAGGCGTACCTGTTCCTCGCCGCCTTCTCGACGCCGCTCGTGCTCTCGGTGCACTCGGTCGTTTCCTTCGACTTTGCCATGGCGCTCACGCCGGGCTGGCACGCGTCCATCTTCCCGCCGTACTTCGTCGCCGGTGCCATCTTCTCCGGCTTCGCGATGGTGTGGACGATCGCCATCCCCATGCGCAAGTGGTTCAAGCTCGAGCACTACATCACGCTCAACCACCTCGATGCGACCGCCAAGGTCGTGCTCTTCACCTCCATGGTGGTCGGGTGCGCGTACCTCATCGAGTTCTTCATCGCCTGGTACAGCAGCGTGCGTCCGGAGCAGGAGTTCTTCTGGAACCGTGTCTTCGGGCAGTGGTGGTGGGCCGCGTGGATCATGCTCCTCTGCAACATGGCGCTGCCCATGTCGCTCTGGTCGCAGAAGCTCCGCCGCAACCCCGCATGGCTGTTCATCCTGTCGCTGTTCATCAACCTCGGCATGTGGTTCGAGCGCTTCGTCATCGTGGTGCCGTCGCTCTCCCACGAGTTCGAGCCCTGGCAGTGGGGTAGCTACACCCCCAGCTGGGTCGACATGGCCTTCCTCGTCGGTTCATTCGGCTGGTTCTTCATGTGGTTCCTGCTGTTCGTCAAGCAGATGCCCGTGATGGCCATCATGGAACTCAAGGAAATCGTGACGCCGCGCTTCAAGAAGGCGCACGGCCACGGAGGGCATCACTGA
- a CDS encoding cytochrome c, protein MKPELSNQMPSVVSRALRASVAIMLPVAFGACSWFTDFKNQPRIEPWEPFSQNEADSLTPPRGQPQYSVPVQGTQVAAWQIGYQPLPQVIDSFTPIPNPTPVSEASLENGKKNYQINCAVCHGAAGDGNGGLKKVNPAYGFSPSLLTESARGRSDGYMYGMLRNGRGIMPSYNRIEENDRWDVVNYVRALQKGGADTTLHGYPGQNGTTVPGPSLTAPTRPSPFAKPTQQPTVGSPNINSATFKGNNENDTMRKLHLGPPSAAGEGKEKHE, encoded by the coding sequence GTGAAGCCTGAGCTTTCCAACCAGATGCCGTCAGTCGTGTCGCGTGCGTTGCGCGCCTCCGTGGCCATCATGCTCCCCGTAGCGTTCGGGGCCTGCTCGTGGTTCACCGACTTCAAGAACCAGCCGCGCATCGAGCCGTGGGAGCCGTTCTCCCAGAATGAGGCCGACTCGCTCACGCCGCCGCGCGGGCAGCCGCAGTACTCGGTGCCGGTGCAGGGCACGCAGGTCGCGGCCTGGCAGATCGGCTACCAGCCGCTGCCGCAGGTGATCGACAGCTTCACGCCCATTCCGAACCCGACGCCGGTGTCCGAGGCCTCGCTCGAGAACGGCAAGAAGAACTACCAGATCAACTGCGCGGTGTGCCACGGCGCGGCCGGCGACGGCAACGGGGGCCTCAAGAAGGTCAATCCGGCCTACGGCTTCAGCCCCAGCCTGCTCACCGAGTCGGCTCGGGGTCGCTCCGACGGCTACATGTACGGCATGCTGCGCAACGGTCGCGGCATCATGCCCAGCTACAACCGTATCGAAGAGAACGACCGCTGGGACGTCGTGAACTACGTGCGGGCACTGCAGAAGGGCGGCGCGGACACCACGCTCCACGGCTACCCCGGGCAGAACGGCACCACCGTGCCGGGGCCGTCGCTCACGGCGCCCACGCGTCCGTCGCCGTTCGCCAAGCCCACGCAGCAGCCCACCGTCGGGTCGCCGAACATCAACTCGGCCACCTTCAAGGGCAACAACGAGAACGACACCATGCGCAAGCTGCACCTCGGCCCGCCGTCGGCCGCTGGTGAGGGCAAGGAGAAGCACGAGTGA
- the ppsA gene encoding phosphoenolpyruvate synthase yields MTTPLAGWFDDFSRANVSAVGGKNASLGEMRRHLVSLGIAVPDGFALTTAAYRLFLERNGLAAIIAHELARLRSGTPLPEVGTAIRGAMLAAPLPDAVIAEVQARYAQLAERAGKPDPPVAVRSSATAEDLPDASFAGQQESFLNVVGEASLLAAIPRCFASLYTDRAIAYRAHHGIAADGLALSVGVQQMVRSDVGASGVAFTLDTESGFRSLVILTGAWGLGENVVKGVVNPDEWRVFKPLLADPSLAPILDATTGLKQLKMVLAADGAPVNVDTTGAERATRCLSDQEVLQIARWCTRIEAHYGCPMDVEWAKDGLDGALYIVQARPETVRSREQTSNVSTFTLEGTGPVLVTGVAVGSRIATGRAIVLSGMHEAHRFEEGAVLVARQTDPDWVPVMKRASAIVTDSGGRTSHAAIVSRELGIAAIVGATGATAVLNDRTVTVSCAEGQTGTVYEGALAYREDTLDLEAMPQTRTAIMLNVADPAMAMRWWRLPVRGIGLARIEFVIEHMAKAHPMALLHPEQLSNDERAQLLALTQGHDSPAAFFVDRMAAGIGQIAASQWPEQVIVRFSDFKTNEYAGLLGGRAFEPHEENPMIGFRGASRYYDDRYREGFGLECRAIRRVRETMGLRNVVVMIPFCRTLEEADKVLAEMQRHGLVRGEAGLEVYVMAEIPSNVLLAREFGARFDGFSIGSNDLTQLTLGVDRDNALLASLFDERNPAVLRSIERLIADAHAVGCKVGICGQAPSDYPEFAEFLVRAGIDSISLNPDSVVPVLHRVAALEASAAT; encoded by the coding sequence GTGACCACCCCGCTTGCTGGCTGGTTCGACGACTTCTCGCGCGCCAACGTCTCTGCGGTGGGCGGCAAGAATGCATCGCTGGGGGAGATGCGACGACACCTCGTGTCGCTCGGCATTGCGGTGCCCGACGGGTTCGCGCTCACGACGGCGGCATACCGGCTGTTTCTGGAGCGAAACGGTCTTGCGGCCATCATCGCGCACGAGTTGGCACGCCTGCGCTCCGGCACGCCGCTGCCCGAGGTAGGGACGGCCATTCGCGGCGCCATGCTGGCGGCGCCGCTCCCCGACGCAGTTATCGCCGAGGTGCAGGCACGCTATGCGCAGCTCGCCGAACGCGCGGGCAAACCGGACCCGCCAGTCGCCGTGCGCAGCTCGGCCACGGCGGAAGACCTGCCCGACGCCAGCTTTGCCGGGCAACAGGAGTCCTTTCTGAACGTGGTGGGTGAGGCGTCACTCCTGGCAGCCATTCCCCGGTGCTTCGCCTCGCTCTACACCGACCGCGCGATTGCCTATCGCGCGCATCATGGTATTGCGGCCGACGGACTGGCGCTGTCGGTGGGCGTGCAGCAGATGGTGCGCAGCGATGTGGGCGCCTCGGGGGTGGCCTTCACGCTCGACACGGAATCGGGCTTCCGATCACTGGTCATTCTCACCGGTGCCTGGGGACTTGGTGAGAACGTGGTGAAGGGCGTGGTGAATCCCGATGAATGGCGTGTCTTCAAGCCGCTGCTTGCCGATCCATCGCTCGCTCCCATCCTGGATGCCACCACGGGGCTCAAACAGCTGAAGATGGTGTTGGCGGCCGATGGGGCACCGGTCAACGTGGACACCACGGGGGCCGAGCGTGCCACGCGCTGTCTGTCCGACCAGGAGGTGCTGCAGATCGCCCGCTGGTGCACGCGCATTGAGGCGCACTACGGCTGTCCCATGGATGTGGAGTGGGCCAAGGACGGTCTCGACGGCGCGCTGTACATCGTGCAAGCCCGCCCGGAGACGGTACGCTCCCGTGAGCAGACCTCCAACGTCAGTACGTTCACGCTCGAAGGGACCGGACCGGTGCTGGTGACTGGTGTTGCCGTGGGCAGCCGCATTGCCACGGGGCGGGCGATTGTGCTGAGCGGGATGCACGAAGCCCACCGCTTCGAGGAGGGGGCGGTGCTCGTGGCCAGGCAGACCGACCCCGACTGGGTGCCGGTCATGAAGCGCGCCTCTGCCATCGTGACCGACAGCGGAGGCCGTACCAGCCACGCCGCCATTGTGAGCCGGGAGCTGGGCATCGCGGCCATCGTGGGCGCGACCGGTGCAACGGCCGTGCTGAACGACCGAACGGTCACGGTCAGCTGCGCGGAAGGGCAAACGGGGACGGTGTACGAGGGCGCGCTGGCGTACCGGGAGGACACGCTTGATCTGGAGGCCATGCCCCAGACACGTACGGCCATCATGCTGAACGTGGCCGATCCGGCCATGGCCATGCGCTGGTGGCGCCTGCCGGTGCGCGGCATTGGTCTGGCGCGCATCGAGTTTGTGATCGAGCACATGGCCAAGGCGCATCCCATGGCGCTGCTCCACCCGGAACAGCTCTCCAACGACGAGCGGGCGCAGCTCCTGGCACTCACGCAGGGGCACGACTCGCCGGCCGCGTTCTTCGTGGACCGCATGGCGGCGGGCATTGGGCAGATCGCCGCGTCGCAGTGGCCGGAGCAAGTGATCGTGCGCTTCAGCGACTTCAAGACGAACGAGTATGCCGGATTGCTTGGTGGTCGCGCGTTCGAGCCACACGAGGAGAACCCCATGATCGGGTTTCGTGGTGCCTCGCGCTACTACGACGATCGCTACCGCGAAGGCTTCGGTCTGGAGTGCCGCGCCATCCGGCGCGTGCGCGAAACGATGGGACTGCGCAACGTGGTCGTCATGATTCCCTTCTGCCGTACGCTGGAAGAAGCCGACAAGGTCCTGGCGGAGATGCAGCGGCACGGGCTCGTGCGGGGCGAGGCTGGGCTCGAGGTGTACGTGATGGCGGAGATCCCCAGCAATGTGCTGCTGGCGCGGGAGTTTGGCGCACGCTTCGACGGCTTCTCCATTGGGAGCAACGATCTCACGCAGCTGACCCTGGGTGTGGACCGTGATAACGCCCTGCTGGCCTCACTGTTCGACGAGCGAAACCCGGCCGTGCTCCGCTCCATCGAGCGGCTCATCGCCGACGCCCATGCCGTGGGGTGCAAGGTGGGCATCTGCGGGCAAGCGCCGAGTGACTACCCGGAGTTCGCCGAGTTTCTGGTGCGCGCGGGCATCGACTCCATTTCACTCAATCCCGACAGCGTGGTGCCGGTGCTGCATCGGGTGGCGGCGCTGGAGGCGAGCGCCGCGACTTGA
- a CDS encoding molybdopterin-dependent oxidoreductase gives MSTEAGTGVKRREFLKILGATSATTAVVGCSSEKVGKLIPYVASPDNTVPGVSQYYATTCRECAAACGVLAEVRDGRPIKLEGNPEHPMNRGAICATGLSAVQGLYNPDRYRSPMVREGNALKPTTWDKAFELLAQKLGEVKSKGQAGNVVFINQHESGTFPGFLDQWLSANGMPAHLSVDSTAPVATIAANQKAYGAAWPQLDFSAAKLVVSFGADFLDGWGHSVPQQLDWADARAKLTDAPRLVYVGARRSLTGLNADQWIPAKPGSEMALCAALTGAGTAQAASDASGVPVATIEALAKAIADAGNGVMAICGVTGGDAVECATMVADINKKAGSVGTTIKPASAHAGYAGLASYADLASAVRNMDAGTVPLAFVRGANPAHTMPKSAGFAAAFAKVGFKVSFSAMPDETAQLADLILPDNHWLESWGDAAGANGQLGLQQPTLEPVFDTRSTSDVLITLAKRDQALAARYNVADYRAWYISKFPGGGSAFTTALTKAQVSSGPLVPTTGRTLSATAMPAAAGNGDFFVHVFPSPTLGDGAGANKPWLQELPDPVSKIAWQSWVEVHPSTAKKLGIKEGTHLTIETSAGKVTAPAYIYMGVRPDTVAVALGQGHTAYGRFAQNIGVNAYDLVPAGWDAAGGLALGSLKGKVTVTADNSPLVTTEGSARQHGRGIGQALPVGVLLGTEQEVEKHHHEIPGLPSHDFKSGLKAPVAADAQGEFANPEAGATGMYDPQHSSKMEKRRWAMTIDLARCTGCSACVTACYSENNIPTVGAPYQGRALSPTNWDERPGANIIKGREMAWIRLERYYEGNDNTENEFSPDFDTRFVPMMCQHCGNAPCEPVCPVYATYHSPDGLNVQVYNRCVGTRYCSNNCPYKVRYFNWFGYGEPERRQYAWPEPMHWSLNPDVTVRGKGVMEKCTFCVQRIREAEHRAKAEGREVNGDEFTTACAQACPSRAIIFGDAADENWTVSKLAYDRRAYHVFEELNTYTAVVYLKKVNYPAPAAPAKA, from the coding sequence ATGAGCACAGAAGCGGGGACCGGCGTCAAGCGCCGCGAGTTCCTCAAGATCCTGGGCGCCACGAGCGCCACGACGGCGGTGGTGGGTTGCTCCTCCGAGAAGGTGGGCAAGCTCATTCCGTACGTTGCCTCGCCGGACAACACCGTGCCGGGCGTGTCGCAGTACTACGCGACGACGTGCCGTGAGTGTGCGGCTGCGTGCGGTGTCCTGGCCGAAGTCCGCGACGGCCGTCCCATCAAGCTCGAGGGCAACCCCGAGCATCCCATGAACCGGGGCGCCATCTGCGCCACCGGTCTGTCGGCGGTGCAGGGGCTCTACAACCCCGATCGCTACCGGTCGCCCATGGTGCGCGAGGGCAACGCCCTCAAGCCCACCACGTGGGACAAGGCCTTCGAGCTCCTGGCCCAGAAGCTGGGTGAGGTCAAGTCGAAGGGGCAGGCCGGCAACGTCGTGTTCATCAACCAGCACGAGTCGGGCACCTTCCCGGGCTTCCTCGATCAGTGGCTGTCGGCGAACGGCATGCCGGCGCACCTGAGCGTGGACAGCACCGCGCCGGTCGCGACCATCGCCGCCAATCAGAAGGCCTACGGTGCGGCGTGGCCGCAGCTCGACTTCAGCGCGGCCAAGCTGGTGGTGTCCTTCGGCGCCGACTTCCTCGATGGGTGGGGACACAGCGTGCCGCAGCAGCTCGACTGGGCCGATGCGCGTGCCAAGCTCACCGACGCACCGCGTCTGGTGTACGTCGGTGCTCGCCGTTCGCTGACCGGCCTCAACGCCGACCAGTGGATTCCGGCCAAGCCCGGCAGCGAGATGGCGCTCTGCGCCGCGCTCACGGGAGCGGGTACGGCACAGGCGGCGTCGGACGCGTCCGGCGTGCCGGTGGCGACCATCGAAGCCCTGGCCAAGGCCATCGCCGATGCCGGCAACGGCGTCATGGCGATCTGCGGTGTCACCGGCGGTGACGCGGTCGAGTGCGCCACCATGGTGGCCGACATCAACAAGAAAGCGGGCTCGGTCGGGACGACCATCAAGCCCGCCAGCGCGCATGCCGGCTACGCGGGGCTCGCCTCGTATGCCGATCTGGCGAGCGCGGTGCGCAACATGGACGCCGGCACGGTGCCGCTGGCTTTCGTGCGCGGTGCCAACCCGGCGCACACCATGCCCAAGTCGGCGGGCTTTGCGGCGGCCTTCGCCAAGGTCGGCTTCAAGGTCTCCTTCTCGGCCATGCCCGACGAAACGGCGCAGCTGGCCGATCTCATCCTCCCCGACAACCACTGGCTCGAAAGCTGGGGCGATGCGGCCGGGGCGAATGGGCAGCTTGGTCTGCAGCAGCCCACGCTCGAGCCGGTGTTCGACACGCGCAGCACCAGCGACGTGCTCATCACCCTCGCCAAGCGCGACCAGGCGCTCGCCGCGCGCTACAACGTGGCCGATTACCGCGCCTGGTACATCAGCAAGTTCCCCGGTGGCGGGTCGGCGTTCACCACGGCGCTGACCAAGGCGCAGGTGAGCAGCGGGCCGCTCGTGCCCACGACCGGCCGCACGCTGTCGGCCACCGCCATGCCGGCCGCGGCCGGCAACGGTGACTTCTTCGTGCACGTGTTCCCGTCGCCCACGCTGGGTGACGGTGCCGGCGCGAACAAGCCGTGGCTGCAGGAGCTCCCTGATCCGGTCTCCAAGATCGCCTGGCAGTCGTGGGTCGAGGTGCACCCGTCCACGGCCAAGAAGCTTGGCATCAAGGAAGGCACACACCTCACCATCGAAACGTCCGCCGGCAAGGTCACGGCCCCGGCGTACATCTACATGGGCGTGCGCCCCGACACCGTCGCCGTCGCGCTTGGTCAGGGCCACACCGCCTACGGACGCTTCGCGCAGAACATCGGCGTGAATGCGTACGACCTCGTGCCGGCTGGCTGGGACGCCGCCGGCGGTCTCGCCCTCGGCAGCCTCAAGGGCAAGGTCACCGTCACCGCGGACAATTCGCCACTCGTCACGACCGAAGGCTCCGCGCGCCAGCATGGCCGCGGCATCGGTCAGGCGCTGCCGGTCGGGGTGCTGCTCGGAACGGAACAGGAAGTCGAGAAGCACCACCACGAAATCCCGGGGCTGCCGTCACACGACTTCAAGTCGGGGCTCAAGGCGCCGGTGGCGGCCGATGCGCAGGGTGAGTTCGCCAACCCCGAGGCGGGGGCAACGGGCATGTACGACCCGCAGCATTCGAGCAAGATGGAGAAGCGCCGCTGGGCGATGACCATCGACCTCGCGCGCTGCACGGGGTGCTCGGCGTGCGTCACGGCCTGCTACAGCGAGAACAACATTCCCACGGTGGGCGCCCCCTACCAGGGTCGCGCGCTCAGCCCCACCAACTGGGACGAGCGTCCGGGCGCCAACATCATCAAGGGGCGCGAGATGGCGTGGATTCGCCTCGAGCGCTACTACGAGGGCAACGACAATACGGAGAACGAGTTCTCTCCGGATTTCGACACGCGCTTCGTGCCCATGATGTGCCAGCATTGCGGCAACGCGCCGTGCGAGCCGGTGTGCCCCGTGTACGCCACGTACCACTCGCCCGACGGCCTCAACGTGCAGGTGTACAACCGCTGCGTCGGCACGCGCTACTGCAGCAACAACTGCCCGTACAAGGTCCGCTACTTCAACTGGTTCGGCTACGGCGAGCCGGAGCGTCGTCAGTACGCCTGGCCGGAGCCCATGCACTGGTCGCTCAACCCCGACGTCACCGTGCGTGGCAAGGGTGTCATGGAGAAGTGCACGTTCTGCGTGCAGCGTATCCGTGAGGCCGAGCACCGCGCCAAGGCGGAAGGGCGCGAGGTGAATGGCGACGAATTCACCACGGCCTGCGCGCAGGCCTGCCCGTCGCGCGCCATCATCTTCGGTGACGCGGCCGACGAAAACTGGACCGTTTCGAAGCTCGCCTACGACCGTCGTGCCTACCACGTGTTCGAGGAACTGAACACGTACACCGCCGTGGTCTATCTCAAGAAGGTCAACTATCCGGCGCCGGCCGCACCGGCGAAGGCCTGA